Proteins encoded by one window of Emticicia oligotrophica DSM 17448:
- a CDS encoding alpha/beta hydrolase family protein: protein MKTSFLTLTLLFAGQLAFAQYNPEKPDLCQGAFLTPEDAKNLHDDFTKRYSDKVSWQKHAQEIKQGILDGAELSNYVFPKPTNIVIHSKKDLNGYSVENVSFQSIEGIYVTGNLYRPAQTTKGKNAGILCPHGHGTDPRFAAYTQQRCATLARMGATVFAYDMIGMGDSKQSMHKIEKALKLQIINGKAALEFLLGLPDVDKKRIGMTGESGGGTQTFILSALDDRIKVSVPVVMVSGYFFGGCVCESGMPIHKRPNFQTTNVEIAATFAPKPMLLVSDGGDWTVNTPDMEYPFIKNVYSYFSAADKVENVHLANEKHDYGPSKRQAVYPFLAKYLKLDIQKVMLNGIVDESVNKVLTHTELQVFDAQHPLPTNAVMGDAEVMALLERK, encoded by the coding sequence ATGAAAACCTCCTTTTTAACTCTTACGCTTCTGTTTGCGGGACAGTTGGCTTTCGCCCAATACAATCCCGAAAAACCTGACCTTTGCCAAGGTGCATTTCTAACGCCAGAAGATGCCAAAAACCTCCACGATGATTTTACGAAACGATATTCTGATAAAGTTTCTTGGCAAAAGCACGCCCAAGAAATCAAACAAGGAATTTTAGATGGTGCTGAATTAAGCAATTACGTATTTCCAAAACCTACAAATATTGTTATTCATAGCAAAAAGGATTTGAATGGATATTCGGTAGAAAATGTATCTTTTCAAAGCATTGAAGGCATTTATGTCACGGGCAATTTGTATCGTCCTGCCCAAACAACCAAAGGAAAAAATGCAGGAATTTTATGTCCGCATGGCCACGGCACTGACCCACGTTTTGCCGCCTACACTCAGCAACGTTGTGCTACGCTTGCTCGCATGGGAGCAACCGTTTTTGCGTATGATATGATTGGCATGGGCGATTCAAAACAATCTATGCACAAGATAGAAAAAGCACTCAAACTGCAAATAATTAACGGCAAAGCCGCTCTTGAATTTTTGTTAGGCTTACCCGATGTAGATAAAAAACGTATTGGTATGACGGGCGAATCGGGCGGAGGAACCCAAACTTTTATTCTTTCTGCCCTTGACGACCGAATAAAGGTTTCTGTACCTGTGGTCATGGTTTCTGGTTATTTCTTTGGGGGTTGTGTATGCGAAAGTGGTATGCCTATTCATAAACGCCCTAATTTTCAAACAACTAATGTGGAAATTGCTGCTACTTTTGCTCCAAAACCTATGCTTTTAGTGTCGGATGGTGGCGATTGGACAGTTAATACCCCTGACATGGAGTATCCATTCATCAAAAATGTTTATTCATATTTTAGTGCAGCGGATAAGGTAGAGAATGTGCATCTCGCCAACGAAAAACACGATTATGGCCCATCAAAACGCCAAGCAGTTTATCCATTTTTAGCTAAATATTTAAAACTCGATATTCAGAAAGTAATGTTGAATGGTATAGTTGATGAAAGTGTCAATAAGGTTTTGACCCATACCGAATTACAAGTTTTTGATGCACAACACCCGCTTCCAACAAATGCCGTAATGGGTGATGCCGAAGTAATGGCACTTTTAGAAAGGAAATAA
- a CDS encoding 2-oxo acid dehydrogenase subunit E2, with protein MKENNPLNTSWRKTASTIYKKPVDSKIFGSVEIDITDLEKYIAEKRKSGVKITLTHFFMVATARAIKEIPELNTYVKRGNIYSHEAINATVSVLLQSGEMGSVKIHDADKITLSNSVEKLRNELNKTYKGDENATMQMKEKLAAIPWPLRGWVYQTIRYITTTLGISIPPLGLSANNFGSFILSNIGSIGLDIGYPALMPSANIAFVLILGGVSKKPWVVNDEIVPRNILMLGAALDHRVIDASHGGRLFKQLKRFVNNPELLETIDS; from the coding sequence ATGAAAGAAAATAACCCTTTGAATACTTCTTGGCGAAAAACTGCCTCGACGATATATAAAAAACCAGTTGATTCAAAAATATTTGGTTCGGTTGAAATTGATATTACAGATTTAGAAAAATACATAGCTGAGAAGCGTAAATCTGGTGTGAAGATTACGCTCACACATTTCTTTATGGTGGCTACTGCTCGGGCCATTAAAGAAATTCCTGAACTAAACACTTATGTAAAAAGAGGGAATATTTACTCACACGAAGCAATCAATGCCACAGTAAGTGTACTTCTACAAAGCGGCGAAATGGGTTCGGTAAAAATACACGATGCCGATAAAATTACACTATCAAATTCGGTTGAAAAACTACGTAACGAGCTCAATAAAACCTATAAAGGAGATGAAAATGCCACCATGCAAATGAAAGAAAAACTGGCGGCTATTCCATGGCCTTTGCGTGGTTGGGTTTATCAGACAATCAGATATATCACTACCACACTGGGCATATCTATTCCACCTCTTGGTCTTTCGGCCAATAATTTTGGTTCGTTTATTTTATCAAATATCGGTAGTATTGGTTTAGATATTGGTTATCCAGCCTTGATGCCTTCGGCCAATATTGCTTTTGTTTTGATTTTAGGAGGTGTGAGTAAAAAACCTTGGGTTGTTAATGACGAAATCGTCCCTCGTAATATTCTGATGCTTGGGGCAGCCCTCGACCACCGAGTAATTGATGCTTCACACGGTGGACGTTTGTTTAAACAGTTAAAAAGGTTTGTTAATAATCCAGAATTACTAGAAACCATAGATTCTTAG